In the Equus caballus isolate H_3958 breed thoroughbred chromosome 14, TB-T2T, whole genome shotgun sequence genome, GCTTGGCATTGAAGGTGGACATTGGGGAAGTGGCATGTCTGGCTTGGTGGACGTGTGTGCCGCTGTGCAGGCGGCCGCTGTGCTTTCTCTGCCCCCACCGGAGACTTCCATTGGGTCTCTAGTCTAGCCCCAGACCTCAAGACTACCGgctgcctcctcctttccttgGTGTGGccgcccctcttccctcccttggAATTCCAGCTCTGGAGACCACGGCAGAGTCCCCAGGAGTCTCCAGGAGTCTCCAAGCTACTCAAGCCGCTGCCTCCTCCCATCCTGGCCCATGGCGTCGCCCATCCAGCCCCCGTGCCTGAGACCCACCACCAGAAATCCAGCACAGTTCACAGGCTTGtttgattgtttcttctttttttttgttttgtttgtcacTTTCCCCGTTGTTTGCAACTCACAAGCTATgactaaaataatttctttcatagaaagaaaaggaaaaaaacaacaacacatCTGTTTGTCTAGCTCCAGTGTATGGTGGATATAGCAGCAtcggaaataaaattaaaacaaaaatgcaaaattcaaGGCAGAGGAAGGTCGAGTCCCCCGAGGGGTATGCACGAGGCTCCTCCTGCCTGGAGGGTGGGTCCTCAGGGGCAGGGGTAGGGGGACGTTTCACAGTGGCAGAGGCTGAGCGAGCAGGGGTCTCGCGTGGCAGCACCTGGCCGGAAGTCCATGTGGGCGCTGGTGTAGGAGAGTGGCCTCTCTCGTTCCCAAGCCAGGTGGACCAGTCAGAAGGCGAGGAGGGCCGAGCAGCCAGCCAGAGGCTCCAGGACAACGGCCAGTGATAGGCAGATCTGGCACACCATAGCCGTAGCAGCAGGACCCGGGGGCGAGTCCTGGCCATGAGGGGCTAGGAGGGAGACCACGCCTCTTGGAGCTGTGGGTTCTCTGTCTGCAGCACCGTCATGGGCTTATCCTCCCCAAATTCCCAAACAACTCGATCCAACCCAAAGTGAGCCTCCGAGGCAGGTGAAGGAGCTGGGCGGCCGGGATGGTGGCACAGGCCAGTGGCTCTGGGCTCCCTTCCTGTCTTCCCCTTACAAGAGGCTGTGGAGGAGGGACTGAGGGAGGTGCTGAGGCCAAGAAGGAGGCAAGGGCAGGGTGGGTCAGCAGGCTTTGCTTCTCTCCGTGGATGGAGGGACCCGGTGCAGGTGGGAGATGTTAGGAAGAAGGGAGGGACAGGTGGTGGAACATTGCGACAGCTGCAAAGTAGAGGGCACAGCTGATCAGGCCCAGAGAGCCCTGGCTGGGGCCTGGGCCACAGTAGGGACGGTCACTGGGAAGAGGCCCGGATGTCTGACGCCAGGGCACAGGGCCGCCAGGGCAGAGCGGGGCCTTCGGGCCAGGCCGCTCCTCGGCCTCCCGCTGTCAGGCTCCATCTCCTCCCCCAGACGGAGCCGGTGCCGTTAGTGGGGCTCTGCAGGACGAAGGCTCTCCCCATAGGGCCGACCCCAGGTCGAGGGAGGGGTGCCATAGGCCTCCTGGCGCCCGAAAAGTTCCAGGGCGCTGCACTGGGAGGCTGGCCCCCAGACCCCAGAGGAAGCAGGGACCAGATGCCACCGCACGAGTCTCCGCGGCTGGTTCCACCAGGAGAGCCCTCTACACAGACGAGGCAGGAGGCGGATGGAACCCAAgaggtgggctggggaggagggggatggaGGGCTGAGTCCACAGCCCAGGACCCAGTCCCCTCACGGAGCCCGCCCAGGAGCCCGCCCCACGGGGAGGAGCCCCACTCACCCCTGGAGCCCCGCCCCTCTCGGGAAGCCGCGCCCGCCCCAGGGGACCCCGCCCCCATCAAAAGCCCCGCCCACAAGGGAGCCCCGCCCCAGGGGACGCAGGCCCCACCGGGAGGAGCCCCACCCCCCAAGGGAGGAGCCCCACCCCAGGGGACCCCGCCCCCAGCAGGAGCCCAGAATGTATCGGGAGAAGCCCCGCCCCCACTGGGAGCCCAGCCCCCACTGGGAGGAGCCCCGCCCCACCGGGAGGAGCCCCGCCCCTCTCGCGGAGCCCGCCCGCTACTTGCAGGTGTGCACGTCGTAGACGCGCGCACACTCCTGGCAGCTCACGTAGCAGCACCAGTGGAAGACGCAGTGGCACTTCTCCCGGCGCCGCTCGCTGCGCGCGTTGTGGCCGCGGCCGCAGCACAGCAGGTCGCAGCCGTCGATGCCGTGCGAGCTCACGTTGCAGGTGCGGTCGCGCGTGCCGAAGGAGCCCGTCTCGGGGTTGGGCTCGCAGAAGTTGGGCGAAGCCTCGTAGTAGACCAGGTCGCGCTCCGTGGGCACCTTGAAGTGGGTGTAGCGCGGCCGCAGCGTCTCCACCCAGCCGCGCGACTCGCGGTGCTTCTCCACCACCATCTCCGAGGCGCTGTCGTACTTGTCCTTGAGGAAGTCACCGATGGCGCGGAAGTCGGGCTGCGACCACCAGCAGGTCTTCACCTCGCAGCTGCCCGACAGCCCGTGGCACTTGCACTTGAGGTGCATGTGGCTGGCAATGGCCTGCAGGGGCGTGCGAGCGGGGGCGTCAGGGCCGGCCGGCGCCCGGTGGGTCTGCGCGGGACCGGTCTCCTCGGCCGTGCTCCTTGCCCAcagtccccgccaagctcgcctGGCAAAAGCGGCCCCCCTGTCAGCTCGCTAAAGCGCCATCTCCGTGGGCTCCAGCGCCGCCCCTTCGCGCGCCGTCTCTGGGCACCCGAGATCGCCAGAGGGCAGGGCCTAGAAGGGCCCCTCTTTCGTGGGCTGCATCTACTTCTACAGCAGCTATGACccagtgaaggaaggaaggggctgtGACGTGTGGGGGTGGCGGTGCCAGCGTGCAAGCAGGAAGACGTTCATTCTCACCAGGAGAGCCCAAGACCCCCAGCCCGGAGGAGGTAGGCACCAGCTGCTGGCAAGGCTGGAAGCTGACCAGAGCATGGGTAACGGGAGTGGCTTGAGCAGGGCACCTTCAGGGCCCAGGAAGCGGGGTTTATCGGACTGTAGGGGACTGTAGGGGGgcggaaagaggaggagagaggcagtgCTGGGGGTCAGGCTGTGGGGCTTGGGTGCCAGAGGGTGACCAACCAGCAGCGCCTGGGGAGGAGTGCGTGTATTTCTCCCCGTGGCATCGGGGAGCTCCaggttctctttccttctctctttgggGGAAGGAGGTGGATGTGGTGACTTCATCAGAAGGCCTAAGGCTGCCCTGTCCACTGTGGTGGGCAGAGGCCATGCATGAGCCCCTGACATGGGGCCGGTCCAAACCGAGAAGTGCTGTGCATGCAAACCCCACACGGGGCTCCCCAAGTCCCTGGAGTGCATACAAGAAGAGGGTGTGAAAGATCCCAGTCAGCACGTTAGTGCTGCTTGCATGACTGTGACGGTGAAATGTTGGATgtttgggttaaataaaatgtagtgtTAAAACAAATTTTCACCTGTTTCCTTGTTAACTGTGGTTGAAAATTTCTAACTACATATGTGGCTCCCATGACACGCCTACTGGACTGTGCTGGCCCAAGGCTTCGGGTGGGCTCTGCGCCCAGATGCtgcctccaccccccccccccaccgtgtCTTCAACCCTCCCTCTCACACTGTCCCTTTCCTGTGGCATCTGTAAATCGCCCGCTCACGTTCTGTCCaatctccattttcttctcttttccgaAGAGGAGCCGCCACTTCCCATCTGTGCCTCCTCAGGCTTGGTTTCAGTTTTACTTTCATCAAAGTCGTATGTGCACCTGCTTTGGAGTCCAAGCGTTCCTAAGACCTGCTGAGAAGAATGGAGTTCTGCCCATGCTCAGCACCTCCCCAACCACCAGGCAGCGCCTTGCCCCCTCGCAGCTCTGGGAGATGAGTGTCTTGCCGCTTCCTGATTTTCAGTGTTGGGTGCTGTCTGCTGACCTCGCCACGAGGAGGGGATTTAGGTCTCAACACGTCACCACTCTGATGCACTTTTGTGCCCTAAAAACTACAGCATGATCCCAGTTAGGTCACTATTTGGTGCCTAGGGTATCGGAAGGGTGTTAAATGTCACACCCAGCAGAGCCATGTGATACATTCtgattacttttcctttcctgcaAAATGTTTCGTTGTTGCTGTCTTTCAAGTACTTATCATGGATTCAGCCTCAAACTCTCCCTTGATTGTCTAAATATCCTCTTCAAGACGTTCAGACACACCAGGTGTTCTAAGAAGCTTTCATCTTCTTGGAGACTTCTTTCTTGGAGGCTTCTGGTAAACTTTGCAAAATGTGCAAGtctaaaaacaaatattttctacttgAAAAGTTGAAAAGATTCTTTAGCTGGGTATAAAATTCTTGGCTTATTTTTCCCCTCAGAGTTCTGAGAGCATCGCCCCGTTTCCTTCCAGCTTTCATTGTTCTTGGAAACTCTGATGCTGACTTGATTCCTGATCCTTGCGTGAAACCCAAGCCTTCTTCTGGGAAGCTTGAGGGGCCTTCTGTGTTGGACCTCATGATGGTGAGTCTGGATGCTGGCTCCCCTTTGTTGTACTGGTCACTTACTGGGCCTGTTTTGTCTGAAACTTGTGGCCTTCACTCCTGGGAAGCTTCCTGCCTTATTTCTTTGCCAACTTCCTCATCTCTGTGCTCATCACTGTCTCGCCAGAACACActttccatattttctatttttcctattttccacctcttggtctttttttctctgctttaaggGAAGGATGTCTCAACTATCTTCCAAACTTTCTGCTCAGAGTTTTCTTTCTGCTGtcccatttttaatttctaagagttttttccCCTCTGAATGTTCTTTTAAATTAACATCCTGTTCCAGTTTCATGGATACAGTGTTTTCTCTCTGAGGATAGTGACAGTTTTTGAAGTTGTCATCTCTCTTTACAATGCCTCTTCCCacaagttttgcttttgtttctttgttttgatctGTACCTTGTGGTTGCTGGAGGCTGTCCTTGGATGTCTGTGATCCTTGCCTGCCTGTTCATATTTAAAAGCGGGGCACTTGGAAGCTCCTGTGCATGGGAGGAACTCATCAATGTGGGCCCTCACCACACAGTGTCCTGGCCACGCCATTTCTCTGGGGAACCCCCAGGCTGGTATCTTTAAGTCTCTTCTCTTGGGTTCATCCAATTCCCAGGGGAGAATCCTCCATTCTCCTGTCCAGGAGGTAACTGAGCTTCACTGTGGTGTTAGGAGATTAGGAAGAGAAATTCACGTGTAGACAGACTCTCCCACCTGGGCAACCTCGCCCTCTGTGAGGTGTGCCCGGCGTCCCCCAGTCCAGACACTGTCTGCCTCGCCCTTCTGAGAATAAGCCTGCAGACTTCTGCCATGCTGAAGGAGAGGCGCCGTCTGGATTCGGGGAGTTGGACAGGAGAGCTGGTGGGTTATAAAGTGCGGCCTCTACTTCTCAAGATCCCTGACATGGGAACGCTTGGGTTGGTTCTCAGTTTTCCCCTCCACTGGCTTGAGACTCTATTTTTGGGTTGACTAAGACCCAGGTATTCATCTGTCTGCTTTTTAGCTTTCAAAGTTCTGTTGCCATTGTCACCCTTCTGTTTTCCGTGTCCTCAAGAGTTACTTATTTTCAGGTTCACTCGTTGCCATGTCAGAGGTTCTGGGAGGGCGCAGAGGAAGGCAGCTCTGCTTGCCCTGATGTCACCAATGCCCTGGAGGTGCAGAGGGACCCCTGGCGCTTGGTTTCTCATCTTTAACTGGAAGTCCCCATTCCTTCTTCAGTCCTACAACCTCTAATGATTCTTTCCCAAATCTGTTGTATTGTGTTTATAGCTTCCAGTTCCCTGCTGAAAGGCTCAAGCTGGCACTTTCACTTTGTGAACATAAGTAAGTGTAATTTTTCCTCACAATCTGTGCCTAATAATTCCAGTATTTGGAGTCTTGTTTCTGTGGCTTTTACTGATTATCGCTCATTTGGCATCAGCTCATGTGACAGGTTATCTTTGATTATGTGTTGGACATTGTGTTTGAAAAATCCTTTGTAGAAAACTTTCGCAGCCTCTCATGAGGTTATCATCCTCTGAAGAGAGTGCGCCTGCTTTCCTAGGTGTGTGGGGACCAGCAACTTGGGAGCACCTTAACACATCCTGAGCTCCAGAGCCTTCCCCAGCCTGCAGAAGTGCACGGGGCCGCCCTCCTACAGGGTTCCCTCACTGCTCAGGGTCCTTGCATAAACCAAGCACTGATTTCCCAGAGACAGCACTGTAGGGGGCCCCGCAGCTCTGTGAGGCTGGAGAAGACTCCACTCCCATCATGCTGTGTCCCAGCTGttaccctctccctccccagggtGTAGACTCCACTCCCATCATGCTGTGTCCCAGCTgttgccctctccctccccagggtGTGGACTCCTCTCCCATCATGCTGTGTCCCAGCTgttgccctctccctccccagggtGTGGACTCCACTCCCATCATGCTGTGTCCCAGCTGttaccctctccctccccagggtGTAGACTCCACTCCCATCATGCTCTGTCCCAGCTgttgccctctccctccccagggtGTGGACTCCACTCCCATCATGCTCTGTCCCAGCTGttaccctctccctccccagggtGTGGACTCCTCTCCCATCATGCTCTGTCCCAGCTgttgccctctccctccccagggtGTGGACTCCTCTCCCATCATGCTCTGTCCCAGCTgttgccctctccctccccagggtGTGGACTCCTCTCCCATCATGCTCTGTCCCAGCTGttaccctctccctccccaggttgTAGACTCCAGCagtatttccttgatgactaatgatatcaagcacattttcatgtatctattggccatttctacattttctttcgTGAAGAGGCTTTCCGTTTTTCAGCCAGCTTTTCTACCtggttatctgtctttttctcgTTATTTTGTAGAGTGCTTTTTGTTCCACGGCTCTTGGGAATCTGTTGGTGAGAGCCTCGGTGAGCGCCTCCCCCCTGTGggttgtcttctctttctcatgcTGGTGTCTTTCATGCACACATATTCTTCTTATACAGTTCACATTCTTACATTTCTCCTTCATCATGAGTGCTTTTTTGGCCTGTTTGAGAAACCTCTGCCTGCTCCAAGGCCACAGAGATGTTCCGCTATGTCTTCTCGTAAatgttcttcttttacttttcccaTTTGGGTTTGTAACTGACTgtgtatatggtgtgaagtaggggTCAAAGTTAATTCTCCCATATTGTGATCCAATCGACTGAGCGCCGTTCATCGAAGACTGTCCCCCTGTCTTACTGCACGGCCCTCCTGGCAATAAGTCAGGTGACTGTGTCAGGGAGCTTTCTGTGTCTCCCTGCATTTGTCCCTGTCTTCAGGAAGGACAGTCACTTAGTTCCCTGTTGTGGTAAGTCACAGGTCCTTGTTCACCCTTCAGCCCTCTGCAATCCCCTGGTTCCACTGGCCAAGGCCAGCGCCATCTCTGTGTCACTAAATCTCCCCTCCCACCCTACACACATTGCTTCCCATCAGCAGTTGGGCCCCATCAGTTCCACTCACCTTCAGACCCTGTCCTTCCCAGCACTGCTCACAAGGCCCTCCACAGCTTGGTCCCTGCCAGCCAGTCCATCCCAAAATTGTCTTTCTTCCCCTGTTCTCCACGTTCTACCCAGAAGGACCAGTGTGCAGTCTTTCAGCTCTGGGCTGCCTGGGGCTCTTCTGGCAGCCCCCTGCCTAGATAAGCGCCAATTACTTTGCACATCTCCACTCACCCGCCTCTGGCCTGGGTCTGGCCCCTCCACTGACAGGGTCACCTTGAGTTGGTGCATTTCCTCATCCTAGAACTTCCCACACTGCTCCGTAGCAGCGTTGCTATCTCCCTCTCTGGATGTGCAGGAGCTCCTGCAGGGCAGGCCTTTGTCCTGTCTCACCTTCTTTGTGACCCCAGCTCCACAGGTGGGCTTGCCACCCTGTGGGAAAGCCCTGGACCTCGTGGAGCAACTGGACAGTGATGTGTTTCAGACAGCCCTGGGCAGGAGGTGAGCAGACCCCCAGTCTGCCGCCATAGACAGCACTCCGCCAGCCCGCCATCCTGCCCCGACCTGGCCACACACTGCAAAGGACCAGGGTATACACCCTGCTCAGAAAGCTATTTCAGCGGGACCCCCAGGGGCGCGGTCCGCTCCCCGTGCACACCCCAGGACGCGCAGAGGCACGGTTGGAGGGGTCTCCTGGGGCACACCCTCAAGAGCCGCAGGACCGTGGTCGGAGGGGTCTCCCTGTGCACCCGGGCACGCGCAGGGCCGGGTTACGCGGGAGCCGCGGACCTACCTGGCGCCCGGCCTCATTGTTGTGGCGGTTCATCGCGGAGCGAGCGTCCGGCCGGTTCTCTCGCGCGTCCGCAAACTCCCGGGACACCATCCCGCCGAACTCGATGTCCTCGCTGCAGCCGCCCCACTTCCAGCCCTCGCCCGGCGAGCCCTGCTGGCGGCCGCTGCAGCCGCAGATGGCGGCCGAGCCCTCGGCGCACGAGCGCGTCACGGCGAAGGCCACGCCGGCCGAGGCGATAGCGTGCACGAAGGCGGACTCCCTGGTGGCTGCGGAGAGAGGCCACGCGGTTGGCGGGCGCGGCAGGGCCAGGTGGTGGGCGCGCATGCGCCGCCTCTCCCTGGGCCGAGACCTGGGTCCCCACGCCGGGCACGCGGCAGTAACCGAGTGGAGAGGCAGAGCTGGCCGGGAGAGGGTGCACGTCCACCAGCGAGGACCCTGGAGCCCAGGAAAAGATGCCCGACGCCACTCTCACGGGGATCCGCGGGATGGCTGTAGTCAGGAAGTCGGGTCAGAGCAGGTGCTGGCGAGGCCCGGGGGAACCAGAGCCTCGTTCACTGCTGGCCGGAAAGAAACCAGTGCCGCCCTTGGAAAGCGGGTTGCAGCTTCTTAAAAGCATCACACCCACTGTGTGACCCGGCAGTTCGTGTCCTGGGTGTCTACCCCGCAGGAAACCGGCGTCCAGGCCAGACTGGGGAGCAAATGTCAccgcagctttatttgtaacagccagaATGCAGCTCCCAAATGTCACCAACAGGTGAGACTGTGGCGTAAACTATGAGCCCGGGACGTGATGTGGGGCATGGCGACCCTTTCCTTGTCCACCCTGGCCACCAGGCACCAGGGGGCCCAGCTGAAGGGCTGCCTCCTCTGGAACCTTCTAAAGACCAGTGGCCTCCAGTGAGCACCTTGCCCGCCCTGTGCTGGCCCCACGCGCTCAGGCCTGGGGATGCTGAGGGTTGCAGGGGGCCCTCCAGAGGTCGGCGTCCAGGCCACCTCTGACCCTAGAGGCTGGTATTGGAACTGCCCAGGCCCCCTCAGGCAGCCTCCTCCTTCCACACCTGGGAAACTGAGTCAGGAGAAGTGGCGTTGGTTTTGTAGAAGGGCAGTCAGGGAGGGCTGCAGCTTGGGAAGAAGAAGCCGGTGAGGCCGACCAGGATCAGACAAGGTGTGTGGGGCATCGAGGGCGACCTGCCTTGGAGAGGTGCTCCTGGTGGGGCTAGCCTGACCCCAGTAGACAGAAGCCTAGAGCAGCTGGCCTCGAGGACAGGCAGGAAGCTGAGAGAGGGAAAGCAGTGGGCAGGGTGTTCTACACGGAGAGCCCACAAGGGCAGGCTGGGGGTGCTGGGCATTCGGGGGCAGCCTGGGCTTTGCAGACCCAGGCTCCCAGCCAGGCGGCCCCAGACAGGACGAACGCATTGAGCTTCCCAGGTGTGTGCAAACGTCCCTGAAAGGGCAGCGAGTGACGATCCACTTGGGTGGAGGATGAGGGTGTGGGGCTGCCTGGGTCCTGTGTGGCTCGTTCCGCAGGTGGAGCACCTGCGTTTGCCGAGCCCTGCGAGAAGCAGCAGGGAGCATGATGGGCAGGCCCACCTCATGGAGCTCCCTGAGCATGGCATTTTAAAGACCTGGGCGAAAACGCTAGGCGCTTTGGAGTCCTGCAGGCCTGGGGCTGAACCTTGCTTGGTCTGATTGCCGGTGCACCCTGCGGCATCTCTGCTGCGCCACGTGGGGCCCTGTACCCCATCTGCCCTGGCTCTGACTCCTGTCTCTCCTTAGGCCTGGGCCACAGGAGGGAGAGGCAACAGGAGGGATGTGGGGACAGGACCGCAGTGCCTTCTGTGCCGGCGAGAGACCTGTGCCCTGCGTGTCCCGACCTGGACACCAGCAGGCCTGGGCCGTGCTGTGGCTCCTGAGGGCCCCCTTGGGCTTCAGGACACTCTCAtcctgcgggggggggggggggagctaCTGCTTCCTTACCCCACATCAATGCCAGGGGACTTTTATCCTGGGAGGGGGACAGGCAGGTGGGCTCCCCCACCCTGGGGAACGAGCAGAGGCCATGGGCTGCTCCCCATGCTTCCTCCACCTGCATGAGCTCACCTGCTCCCAGGTTTGCAGCCAAGCATGCGTGCCCCAAAGCCCaggcaggcagaggcaggggagCAGCGAGACAGGGTTCCAGCTGGCAATG is a window encoding:
- the WNT3A gene encoding protein Wnt-3a isoform X2, with product MAPLGYFLFLCGLKQALGSYPIWWSLAVGPQYSSLGTQPILCASIPGLVPKQLRFCRNYVEIMPSVAEGVKISIQECQHQFRGRRWNCTTVNNSLAIFGPVLDKATRESAFVHAIASAGVAFAVTRSCAEGSAAICGCSGRQQGSPGEGWKWGGCSEDIEFGGMVSREFADARENRPDARSAMNRHNNEAGRQAIASHMHLKCKCHGLSGSCEVKTCWWSQPDFRAIGDFLKDKYDSASEMVVEKHRESRGWVETLRPRYTHFKVPTERDLVYYEASPNFCEPNPETGSFGTRDRTCNVSSHGIDGCDLLCCGRGHNARSERRREKCHCVFHWCCYVSCQECARVYDVHTCK
- the WNT3A gene encoding protein Wnt-3a isoform X3, whose translation is MAPLGYFLFLCGLKQALGSYPIWWSLAVGPQYSSLGTQPILCASIPGLVPKQLRFCRNYVEIMPSVAEGVKISIQECQHQFRGRRWNCTTVNNSLAIFGPVLDKATRESAFVHAIASAGVAFAVTRSCAEGSAAICGCSGRQQGSPGEGWKWGGCSEDIEFGGMVSREFADARENRPDARSAMNRHNNEAGRQAIASHMHLKCKCHGLSGSCEVKTCWWSQPDFRAIGDFLKDKYDSASEMVVEKHRESRGWVETLRPRYTHFKVPTERDLVYYEASPNFCEPNPETGSFGTRDRTCNVSSHGIDGCDLLCCGRGHNARSERRREKCHCVFHWCCYPTSWVPSASCLVCVEGSPGGTSRGDSCGGIWSLLPLGSGGQPPSAAPWNFSGARRPMAPLPRPGVGPMGRAFVLQSPTNGTGSVWGRRWSLTAGGRGAAWPEGPALPWRPCALASDIRASSQ
- the WNT3A gene encoding protein Wnt-3a isoform X1 translates to MAPLGYFLFLCGLKQALGSYPIWWSLAVGPQYSSLGTQPILCASIPGLVPKQLRFCRNYVEIMPSVAEGVKISIQECQHQFRGRRWNCTTVNNSLAIFGPVLDKATRESAFVHAIASAGVAFAVTRSCAEGSAAICGCSGRQQGSPGEGWKWGGCSEDIEFGGMVSREFADARENRPDARSAMNRHNNEAGRQAIASHMHLKCKCHGLSGSCEVKTCWWSQPDFRAIGDFLKDKYDSASEMVVEKHRESRGWVETLRPRYTHFKVPTERDLVYYEASPNFCEPNPETGSFGTRDRTCNVSSHGIDGCDLLCCGRGHNARSERRREKCHCVFHWCCYVSCQECARVYDVHTSHLLGSIRLLPRLCRGLSWWNQPRRLVRWHLVPASSGVWGPASQCSALELFGRQEAYGTPPSTWGRPYGESLRPAEPH